In Pontiella desulfatans, one DNA window encodes the following:
- a CDS encoding type II toxin-antitoxin system Phd/YefM family antitoxin, translated as MQRLILDQDIKPMSEFRAHTAACIQQVQKSKRPVVITQHGKSAAVLIDVSEFEAMAQRLELLEDIALGESMIDEGKGVPHDKAKEMILKSIPR; from the coding sequence ATGCAGAGATTGATTCTAGATCAAGATATTAAACCGATGTCTGAATTCAGAGCGCATACCGCCGCCTGCATTCAGCAAGTTCAGAAATCAAAGCGTCCTGTGGTGATTACACAACACGGTAAAAGTGCTGCTGTTTTGATTGATGTTTCAGAATTTGAAGCCATGGCTCAACGGTTAGAGCTTTTAGAGGATATTGCCTTGGGAGAATCCATGATTGATGAAGGAAAAGGCGTTCCCCACGACAAGGCCAAAGAAATGATTCTGAAGAGCATTCCCAGATGA
- a CDS encoding type II toxin-antitoxin system RelE/ParE family toxin has translation MKIQWSPLSIDRISEISDYIAQDSPMAAERWVHAIFDRVEQVKDFSKSGQPVPEINRKDLRQLVIANYRIIYRIESTIISILTVRHCRQILPDEDIDNAGDGGKP, from the coding sequence ATGAAGATCCAGTGGTCGCCCCTCTCAATTGATCGTATCAGTGAGATTTCAGACTACATTGCCCAAGATAGCCCCATGGCCGCAGAGCGTTGGGTACACGCAATTTTTGACAGGGTAGAACAGGTCAAAGATTTTTCAAAAAGCGGACAACCAGTCCCGGAAATAAACAGAAAAGACCTTCGGCAATTAGTCATTGCGAACTACCGAATCATTTATCGAATCGAGTCAACGATCATTTCCATTTTGACCGTTAGGCATTGTCGGCAAATTCTTCCAGATGAAGATATTGACAATGCGGGGGACGGGGGGAAGCCCTGA
- a CDS encoding class I SAM-dependent methyltransferase, producing MKCHHCKTELEHVFLDLGFAPPSNSYLTAEQLRQSEKTYPLKLLVCENCWLVQTVDNESGEQLFHDDYAYFSSVSKMLLDHAKTYCGMITDRLGLTEESYVVEVASNDGYLLRNFVESGVPCLGIEPTAGTAEVAAGLGIPQLGEFFGEELGKRLAAEGKQADLMIGNNVYAHVPDINDFTRGFKQALKPEGTVTLEFPHLLSTMVFNQFDTVYHEHYSYLSLNAVSKIFEAAGLRVYDVEEIPTHGGSLRVYGCHAESSIETCGNVAAILQKEADAGLTDMATYLAYQAQVDKTKDDMVAFLIEQKRAGKKVAGYGAAAKASTLLNYAGVRPDLLAFISDAAPSKQNKFLPGCHVPVLPPDALVEHKPDWVVVFAWNIAKEIMETQSHVKEWGGRFIVFIPELKEL from the coding sequence ATGAAGTGCCACCATTGTAAAACCGAGTTGGAACATGTGTTCCTGGATCTGGGGTTTGCCCCGCCTTCGAATTCCTATTTGACCGCCGAGCAGCTGCGGCAGTCGGAAAAGACCTATCCGTTGAAACTGCTGGTCTGTGAGAATTGCTGGCTGGTGCAGACGGTGGACAACGAGAGCGGCGAGCAGTTGTTCCACGACGACTATGCCTATTTCTCTTCCGTTTCGAAAATGCTGCTCGACCATGCAAAAACCTATTGCGGCATGATCACGGATCGGCTTGGCCTGACGGAGGAGAGCTATGTGGTTGAGGTGGCGTCGAACGACGGCTACCTGCTGCGCAATTTTGTGGAATCGGGCGTTCCCTGCCTGGGCATCGAGCCGACCGCCGGGACGGCGGAGGTGGCGGCGGGGTTGGGTATTCCGCAGCTCGGTGAATTTTTTGGCGAGGAGCTGGGCAAGCGCTTGGCCGCCGAGGGCAAGCAGGCCGACCTGATGATCGGCAACAATGTCTATGCCCACGTGCCGGACATCAACGATTTCACGCGCGGCTTCAAGCAGGCGCTCAAGCCGGAGGGCACGGTTACGCTGGAATTCCCGCACTTGCTTTCGACGATGGTGTTCAACCAGTTCGACACGGTCTACCACGAGCACTATTCCTACCTCTCGCTCAACGCCGTGTCGAAAATTTTCGAAGCGGCGGGGTTGCGCGTCTACGACGTGGAGGAGATCCCGACGCACGGCGGAAGCCTGCGCGTCTACGGCTGCCACGCCGAAAGCTCCATCGAAACCTGCGGCAATGTTGCGGCCATCTTGCAGAAGGAGGCCGATGCCGGATTGACCGACATGGCGACCTACCTGGCCTATCAGGCGCAAGTGGACAAGACGAAGGACGACATGGTGGCGTTTCTTATCGAACAGAAACGCGCGGGCAAGAAGGTGGCGGGCTACGGCGCGGCCGCCAAGGCCAGCACGTTGCTGAACTATGCCGGCGTGCGCCCCGATCTGTTGGCGTTCATTTCCGATGCCGCGCCATCGAAGCAAAACAAGTTTTTGCCGGGGTGCCACGTGCCGGTCTTGCCACCGGATGCATTGGTGGAGCACAAGCCCGACTGGGTGGTGGTCTTTGCCTGGAACATTGCCAAGGAAATCATGGAAACGCAGAGCCATGTGAAGGAATGGGGCGGCCGCTTCATTGTCTTCATCCCTGAACTGAAGGAACTGTGA
- a CDS encoding NAD-dependent epimerase/dehydratase family protein translates to MKNATDVIQADLDYICEKLVGDMDRLSGKRLLVTGGAGFLGYYLVQAPLHWNKRNPEAAPISVVVWDNFMRGVPEWLTALESDPHLSTRKYDVIDPLPADMGDFDFIIHAATIASPIYYRLHPIETMDANITGLRNLLDYAMAQKAKGTPVEAFLYYSTSEIYGDPSPENIPTPETYRGNVSCTGPRACYDEAKRYGETLVVNFAQQHDLNVRTARPFNNYGPGLKITDRRALPDFARNVLAGEDIVLLSDGAPTRTFCYVADAVVGYYKVMLRGRNGEPYNIGLAKPEISIRQLAEQVIEMSKELFGYEGKLVCEESDDKHYLTDNPNRRCPIIDKAMAELDYDPTIQLEDGLRRSLLWYADNREAEDL, encoded by the coding sequence ATGAAAAATGCGACGGACGTGATCCAGGCCGACCTGGACTATATTTGCGAAAAGCTGGTGGGCGACATGGATCGGCTTTCGGGGAAACGGCTGCTGGTGACCGGCGGCGCGGGTTTTCTGGGCTACTATTTGGTGCAGGCGCCGCTCCATTGGAACAAGCGCAACCCGGAAGCCGCACCGATCTCGGTGGTGGTGTGGGACAACTTCATGCGCGGCGTGCCGGAATGGCTGACGGCGCTGGAGTCCGATCCCCATCTTTCGACGCGCAAGTATGACGTGATCGATCCGCTTCCGGCCGATATGGGCGACTTTGATTTCATCATCCATGCCGCAACGATCGCGTCGCCGATCTACTACCGCCTGCATCCGATCGAAACGATGGATGCGAACATTACCGGCCTGCGCAACCTGCTCGACTATGCCATGGCGCAAAAAGCCAAGGGTACTCCGGTCGAGGCCTTCCTCTACTATTCAACCAGCGAGATCTACGGCGACCCTTCTCCGGAAAACATTCCGACACCGGAAACCTACCGCGGCAATGTTTCCTGCACGGGGCCGCGCGCCTGCTACGACGAGGCGAAGCGCTACGGCGAAACGCTGGTCGTCAACTTTGCGCAGCAGCACGACCTCAATGTCCGGACGGCGCGCCCGTTCAACAACTATGGCCCCGGCCTGAAGATCACCGACCGCCGCGCGCTGCCGGACTTTGCGCGCAACGTGCTGGCCGGCGAGGACATTGTGCTGCTTTCCGACGGCGCGCCGACGCGCACGTTCTGCTATGTGGCCGATGCGGTGGTCGGGTACTACAAGGTGATGCTGCGCGGCCGCAACGGCGAGCCCTACAACATTGGTTTGGCCAAACCGGAAATCTCGATTCGCCAACTCGCCGAACAGGTGATTGAGATGTCGAAGGAACTCTTCGGCTACGAAGGCAAGTTGGTTTGCGAGGAGAGCGACGACAAGCACTACCTGACCGACAACCCGAACCGCCGTTGCCCAATCATCGACAAGGCGATGGCCGAGCTGGATTATGATCCGACCATCCAGCTGGAGGACGGGCTGCGCCGCAGTCTGCTGTGGTATGCCGACAACCGCGAAGCGGAGGATTTGTAA
- a CDS encoding UDP-glucose dehydrogenase family protein: MKISVVGTGYVGLVSGVCLADVGHEVVCIDNNAAKVEQINAGKSPIYEKGLDELLQKHIGTTLLASTDLSKAVVESDLTLIAVGTPFDGDLIDLQYVKQVSREIGTALKNKDGYHVVVVKSTVVPGTTDEVVLPLLEEHSGKKAGAGFGVGMNPEFLREGEAIGDFQNPDRIVLGGIDDATRAKLAEVYAPFPETDKVMVNNKTAEMIKYASNSLLATLISFSNEIGNLCSSIGGIDALDVMNGVHLDKRFSPILETGERIKPVMTTYLEAGCGFGGSCFPKDVKALIAHGVNVGEPMSLLKSVIDINKHQPMQVMDRLRKHFPELEGKKVAVLGLAFKPGTDDMRESPAIPIVNELVAAKAVVTAFDPVAQEEAQKIFTEGRVVYCDSIEQTVSGVDAILLLTRWPEFKALPEILKGQGASPLLVDGRRLLPKDCVETYEGIGI; this comes from the coding sequence ATGAAGATTTCGGTGGTGGGAACGGGCTATGTTGGCCTCGTCTCCGGCGTTTGCCTGGCGGACGTGGGGCACGAGGTGGTCTGCATCGACAACAACGCGGCGAAGGTCGAACAGATCAACGCCGGCAAAAGCCCGATCTATGAGAAGGGGCTCGATGAGCTGTTGCAGAAGCACATCGGCACAACGTTGCTGGCTTCCACCGATCTGTCGAAGGCGGTCGTTGAATCCGACCTGACGCTCATTGCCGTGGGTACGCCGTTCGATGGCGACCTGATCGACCTTCAATATGTAAAACAGGTTTCGAGGGAGATCGGCACCGCGTTGAAAAACAAGGACGGCTACCACGTGGTGGTCGTGAAAAGCACGGTGGTTCCGGGCACGACCGACGAGGTGGTGCTGCCGCTCCTTGAAGAGCATTCCGGCAAGAAGGCGGGCGCTGGTTTCGGGGTAGGCATGAACCCGGAGTTCCTGCGCGAGGGCGAGGCCATCGGCGACTTCCAGAATCCCGACCGCATCGTGCTCGGCGGCATCGACGATGCCACCCGCGCAAAACTGGCCGAGGTCTATGCGCCGTTCCCGGAGACCGACAAGGTGATGGTGAACAACAAGACGGCGGAGATGATCAAGTATGCCTCCAACTCGCTGCTGGCCACGCTCATCTCCTTCTCGAACGAGATTGGCAACCTCTGTTCTTCCATCGGTGGCATCGACGCGCTGGACGTGATGAACGGGGTGCACCTCGACAAACGCTTTTCGCCGATTCTCGAAACCGGCGAGCGCATCAAGCCGGTCATGACGACCTACCTCGAAGCCGGGTGCGGTTTTGGCGGCAGCTGCTTCCCGAAGGATGTGAAGGCGCTGATTGCGCACGGTGTGAATGTCGGCGAGCCGATGAGCCTGCTCAAGTCGGTGATCGACATCAACAAACACCAGCCGATGCAGGTGATGGATCGGCTACGCAAGCACTTCCCGGAGCTGGAAGGAAAGAAGGTGGCCGTGCTTGGCCTGGCCTTCAAGCCGGGTACCGACGACATGCGCGAATCGCCCGCCATCCCGATCGTGAATGAGCTAGTCGCGGCCAAGGCCGTGGTGACGGCCTTCGACCCGGTGGCGCAGGAAGAGGCGCAGAAGATTTTCACCGAGGGCCGAGTCGTCTATTGCGACAGCATCGAGCAGACCGTTTCCGGAGTGGATGCCATCCTGTTGCTGACCCGTTGGCCGGAGTTTAAGGCGCTTCCCGAAATCCTGAAAGGGCAGGGCGCTTCGCCGCTGCTGGTGGATGGTCGCCGTTTGCTGCCCAAAGACTGCGTCGAGACCTACGAAGGCATCGGCATCTAG
- a CDS encoding redox-sensing transcriptional repressor Rex: MSQLERKTAGVPTLKRLPLYLRLLRKMKEDGEEYASGTVVAKELGLDPIVVRKDLAITGAVGRPRLGFPMDEIIEAIEEFLGWSNTTDAILVGVGNLGAALLGYKGIEQHGMRIVAAFDSDPEIIGTTVNGKTVLDIAKMPELAKRMHVQIGVMTVTASVAQDVANAMIEGGIRAIWNFTPTNLDVPDHVILQREELASSLAVLSHRLLIEGGRTKA; this comes from the coding sequence ATGAGTCAATTGGAACGCAAAACAGCCGGAGTGCCGACGCTCAAGCGTCTGCCGCTGTATCTTAGGCTGTTGCGCAAAATGAAGGAAGATGGCGAGGAATATGCCTCCGGCACCGTCGTTGCCAAGGAATTGGGGCTCGACCCGATTGTCGTACGCAAGGATCTGGCCATCACCGGCGCCGTTGGGCGGCCGCGCCTGGGCTTCCCCATGGACGAGATCATCGAAGCCATCGAGGAATTCCTCGGTTGGTCGAACACCACCGATGCCATCCTCGTTGGAGTCGGCAACCTCGGCGCCGCCCTGCTGGGCTACAAGGGCATCGAGCAGCATGGCATGCGTATTGTCGCCGCATTTGATAGCGACCCGGAAATCATCGGCACCACCGTGAACGGCAAAACCGTGCTCGATATTGCCAAGATGCCCGAGCTGGCCAAGCGCATGCATGTGCAGATCGGCGTCATGACCGTCACCGCCTCCGTTGCGCAGGACGTGGCCAATGCCATGATCGAAGGCGGCATCCGGGCCATCTGGAACTTCACGCCCACCAACCTCGATGTCCCCGACCACGTCATCCTGCAGCGCGAGGAACTCGCCTCCAGCCTGGCCGTGCTCTCGCACCGGCTCCTGATCGAAGGCGGCCGCACGAAGGCATAA
- the pflB gene encoding formate C-acetyltransferase, with protein MKMADKAWDGFEGKQWRKTIDVRDFIQSNYTPYEGDSSFLEAATASTSRLWETVSGLMKQELGKGVLDADTAVPSTIVSHAPGYIDQPLEKIVGLQTDAPLKRAIMPNGGRRMVEVGLDAYGYAFDEQINDFYKKFRKTHNDGVFDAYTPDMRAARSAGIVTGLPDAYGRGRIIGDYRRVALYGIDLLMADKLKQKAHSDQSPMTEDVIRAREEYSEQLRALEELKTMGESYGFDLSRPAGNAQEAIQWTYLAYLAATKEQNGAAMSLGRVSSFFDIYLERDLAAGILAESEAQELVDHFVMKLRMIRFLRTPAYDELFSGDPTWVTECIGGMGADGRPLCTKSSMRFLHTVYNLGPAPEPNLTVLWSEQLPENFKKFCARVSIDTSTIQYESDDLMRPKFGDDYGIACCVSAMPIGKQMQFFGARCNLAKALLYAINGGVDDISGEQVGPDVGIITSDYLDYGRVMAKFKLVQAWLAGLYLNTLNVIHYMHDKYAYERIQMALHDAEVHRTLAGGIAGLSVVADAFSAMKHAKVRVIRNERGLAVDYQIEGEYPAFGNNDDRVDSIACELVRGFMAELRRHKAYRGAEPTMSILTITSNVVYGKKTGNTPDGRKAGEPFAPGANPMHGRDVRGSVASMASVAKLPYDDAEDGISYTFSIVPKALGKTEEARAGMLVSMLDAYFLEGGQHINVNVFDRAMLEDAMEHPELYPQLTIRVSGYAVNFTRLTREQQLDVINRTFHQRM; from the coding sequence ATGAAGATGGCTGACAAGGCGTGGGACGGCTTCGAGGGGAAGCAATGGCGGAAAACGATCGACGTTCGCGATTTTATCCAGAGCAACTACACGCCATACGAGGGCGATTCCTCCTTCCTCGAAGCCGCAACGGCATCCACCTCCCGCCTATGGGAAACCGTATCCGGCCTGATGAAGCAGGAGCTGGGCAAGGGCGTGCTCGATGCCGATACCGCCGTGCCGTCCACCATCGTTTCCCACGCGCCGGGCTACATCGACCAACCGCTCGAAAAGATTGTCGGCCTGCAGACCGATGCGCCGCTTAAGCGGGCGATCATGCCCAATGGCGGCCGCCGCATGGTGGAGGTTGGGCTCGATGCCTACGGCTATGCGTTCGATGAGCAGATCAACGATTTCTACAAGAAGTTCCGCAAGACCCATAACGATGGGGTGTTCGATGCCTACACGCCGGACATGCGCGCGGCGCGCTCCGCCGGCATCGTTACCGGCCTGCCGGATGCCTATGGCCGCGGGCGCATCATTGGCGACTACCGCCGCGTTGCCCTCTACGGCATTGATTTGCTGATGGCCGACAAGCTGAAGCAAAAAGCGCACTCCGACCAGTCGCCAATGACCGAGGACGTGATCCGCGCCCGCGAAGAATATTCCGAACAGTTGCGCGCGTTGGAGGAGCTCAAGACGATGGGCGAGTCCTATGGCTTCGACCTTTCGCGCCCCGCCGGAAATGCGCAGGAGGCCATCCAATGGACCTATCTGGCCTACCTCGCCGCCACCAAGGAGCAGAATGGTGCCGCCATGTCGCTCGGCCGCGTTTCCTCCTTCTTCGATATCTACCTCGAGCGCGACCTCGCCGCCGGAATCCTTGCGGAGAGCGAGGCGCAGGAGCTGGTTGACCATTTCGTGATGAAGCTGCGCATGATCCGCTTCCTGCGCACCCCGGCCTACGACGAACTTTTTTCCGGCGACCCGACCTGGGTAACCGAATGCATCGGGGGCATGGGGGCCGACGGGCGTCCGCTCTGCACGAAAAGCAGCATGCGTTTCCTGCATACGGTCTACAACCTCGGCCCGGCGCCGGAGCCGAACCTGACCGTGCTCTGGTCGGAACAGCTTCCGGAAAACTTCAAGAAGTTCTGCGCCAGGGTTTCGATCGATACCAGCACCATCCAGTATGAGAGCGACGATTTGATGCGTCCGAAATTCGGCGACGACTACGGCATTGCCTGCTGCGTTTCCGCCATGCCGATCGGAAAGCAGATGCAGTTTTTCGGTGCGCGCTGCAACCTCGCCAAGGCCTTGCTCTACGCGATCAACGGCGGTGTCGACGACATTTCCGGCGAGCAGGTCGGCCCGGACGTGGGCATCATTACCTCCGACTATCTGGACTATGGCCGCGTGATGGCGAAGTTCAAGCTGGTGCAGGCCTGGTTGGCCGGGCTCTACCTCAATACGCTCAACGTCATCCACTACATGCACGACAAGTATGCCTACGAGCGCATCCAGATGGCGCTGCACGATGCCGAGGTGCACCGCACCCTGGCCGGCGGAATTGCCGGGCTTTCCGTGGTGGCCGATGCCTTTTCCGCCATGAAGCACGCCAAGGTCAGGGTTATCCGCAATGAGCGGGGGCTGGCGGTCGATTATCAGATCGAAGGCGAATATCCGGCCTTCGGCAACAACGACGACCGGGTCGATTCCATCGCCTGCGAGCTGGTGCGCGGGTTCATGGCGGAGCTGCGCAGGCACAAGGCCTATCGCGGCGCCGAGCCAACCATGTCGATCCTCACCATCACCTCCAACGTGGTTTATGGCAAGAAGACCGGCAACACGCCGGATGGCCGCAAGGCCGGCGAACCCTTCGCTCCCGGCGCCAACCCGATGCACGGGCGCGATGTCCGCGGCTCCGTTGCCTCCATGGCTTCCGTCGCCAAGCTTCCGTACGACGATGCCGAGGACGGCATCTCCTACACGTTCTCGATTGTGCCGAAGGCGCTGGGCAAGACGGAGGAGGCGCGTGCCGGCATGCTCGTGAGCATGCTCGATGCCTACTTCCTCGAAGGCGGCCAGCACATCAACGTCAACGTGTTCGACCGCGCCATGCTCGAAGACGCCATGGAGCACCCGGAACTTTATCCGCAGCTCACCATCCGCGTCTCCGGCTATGCCGTCAACTTCACCCGCCTGACCCGCGAGCAGCAGCTCGACGTCATCAACCGCACCTTCCACCAGAGGATGTAG
- the pflA gene encoding pyruvate formate-lyase-activating protein: MTIEEAREVRGRVGAYESCGTVDGPGLRFIVFFQGCPMRCLYCHNPESWDFSAGEEVTAGEVFGEIRKYKNFMRTSGGGVTFSGGEPLSRPRFLEALLTLCKEEGIHTVVDTSGFTQLTDTVKRIVELTDLFLLDVKCVNANMHQIITGETNSKTFAFAELLAEWGKPVILRYVFVPQLNDRVHLMRKLAKWAVDLGNIEKVELLPFHKMGEWKWKKHGLPYRLSETRVPEPEEIEHFADIFRKYGLTVE; the protein is encoded by the coding sequence ATGACTATTGAGGAAGCTAGGGAAGTGCGGGGGCGGGTCGGCGCCTATGAGAGCTGCGGGACGGTCGATGGGCCGGGGCTGCGCTTCATTGTATTCTTCCAGGGGTGCCCGATGCGCTGTCTCTATTGCCATAATCCCGAATCGTGGGATTTCAGTGCGGGCGAGGAGGTCACGGCGGGCGAGGTTTTCGGGGAGATCCGCAAATACAAGAACTTCATGCGCACCTCCGGCGGTGGCGTCACCTTTTCCGGCGGTGAGCCGCTGAGCCGCCCGCGCTTCCTTGAGGCGCTGCTGACGCTCTGCAAGGAGGAGGGGATTCACACGGTGGTCGACACCAGCGGTTTCACGCAGTTGACCGATACGGTGAAGCGGATCGTGGAGCTAACGGATCTTTTCCTGCTCGACGTGAAGTGCGTCAACGCCAACATGCACCAGATCATAACCGGCGAAACCAACTCCAAGACCTTTGCGTTTGCCGAACTGCTCGCCGAATGGGGCAAGCCGGTCATCCTTCGCTATGTTTTCGTTCCCCAGCTCAACGATCGCGTGCACCTCATGCGCAAGCTGGCCAAGTGGGCCGTGGATTTGGGAAACATCGAGAAGGTCGAGCTGTTGCCTTTCCACAAGATGGGCGAGTGGAAGTGGAAGAAACATGGCTTGCCCTACCGCCTGTCCGAAACCCGTGTCCCCGAGCCCGAAGAGATCGAACACTTCGCCGACATCTTCCGGAAATACGGCCTGACCGTGGAGTAG
- a CDS encoding monomeric [FeFe] hydrogenase gives MFHDNKANRLRKEILVRVARAFFTEQPADALNRIPLAMRPKNANDSSRCCIYKDRAVLKYRAMAALGFGVENESDELKPISAYYDDALQREAPADPKLTVIDVACSACVTSRYSATDACKGCIARSCEAVCPKDAIEFRKGKAELNPDKCVNCGLCMKACPYHAIIRVPIPCEEACPVGAISKDEATGREVIDHAKCTYCGKCLRECPFAAISDMSQMVDVLKQLQTGTAVAMVAPSVVGQLPGTLPQLVSALKQLGFAAVAEVAEGADETTRHESAEWMEKMGEGARFMTTSCCPAYMETVEKHLPEMKPYVSGTPTPMAFTAAHIRSKNPESATVFIGPCIAKRVEATRNPDVDLVLTFEELGAMLVGAGIDVLECEEIPLGANVHGEGRGFAASGGVTTAVQSLAPANAALHPVLVDGIDRKAINQMRLWANKACTGNFVEMMSCEGGCIAGPGTLGNPKIALRQLKKLVEESPSLKA, from the coding sequence ATGTTCCACGACAACAAAGCCAACCGTCTCCGCAAGGAAATCCTCGTCCGGGTTGCCCGCGCCTTTTTCACCGAACAACCCGCCGACGCGCTCAACCGCATTCCGCTGGCAATGCGCCCGAAGAACGCCAACGATTCCTCGCGTTGCTGCATCTACAAGGATCGTGCCGTGCTCAAATACCGCGCCATGGCCGCGCTCGGATTCGGCGTTGAAAACGAATCCGACGAGCTCAAGCCCATCAGCGCCTACTACGACGACGCCCTGCAACGCGAAGCTCCGGCCGATCCAAAACTCACGGTCATCGATGTGGCTTGCAGCGCCTGCGTCACCTCGCGCTACAGCGCCACCGACGCCTGCAAGGGCTGCATCGCGCGCTCCTGCGAAGCCGTCTGCCCCAAGGACGCCATCGAGTTCCGCAAAGGCAAGGCGGAGCTGAACCCGGACAAATGCGTTAACTGCGGCCTCTGCATGAAGGCCTGCCCCTACCACGCCATCATCCGCGTCCCGATCCCCTGCGAGGAGGCCTGCCCCGTCGGCGCCATCAGCAAGGACGAGGCAACCGGCCGCGAGGTGATCGACCATGCGAAGTGCACCTACTGCGGCAAATGCCTGCGCGAGTGCCCCTTCGCAGCGATTTCGGATATGTCGCAGATGGTCGATGTCTTGAAGCAGTTGCAGACCGGCACCGCCGTGGCCATGGTTGCCCCCTCCGTGGTCGGGCAGTTGCCCGGCACCCTGCCCCAGCTCGTGTCGGCGCTGAAGCAACTCGGCTTTGCCGCCGTTGCCGAGGTGGCCGAAGGCGCCGACGAAACCACGCGGCACGAAAGCGCGGAGTGGATGGAAAAGATGGGCGAAGGCGCGCGCTTCATGACCACTTCCTGCTGCCCGGCCTATATGGAAACCGTCGAAAAGCATCTGCCCGAAATGAAGCCCTATGTTTCCGGCACGCCAACGCCGATGGCCTTCACGGCGGCGCACATCCGGTCGAAAAACCCCGAATCCGCGACCGTCTTCATTGGCCCGTGCATCGCCAAGCGGGTCGAAGCAACCCGCAATCCGGACGTCGATTTGGTGCTCACCTTCGAGGAGCTCGGCGCCATGCTCGTCGGCGCCGGAATCGATGTGCTCGAATGCGAAGAAATCCCCCTTGGCGCAAACGTCCACGGCGAGGGGCGCGGCTTTGCCGCCAGTGGCGGCGTAACGACCGCCGTACAATCGCTCGCGCCCGCCAATGCGGCCCTGCACCCCGTGCTCGTCGATGGCATCGACCGCAAGGCGATCAACCAGATGCGGCTCTGGGCGAATAAGGCCTGTACCGGAAACTTTGTTGAGATGATGTCGTGCGAAGGCGGTTGCATCGCCGGCCCCGGAACCCTCGGAAACCCCAAAATCGCCCTCCGCCAACTAAAGAAATTGGTCGAAGAAAGCCCGTCGTTAAAGGCCTAA
- a CDS encoding NAD(P)H-dependent oxidoreductase subunit E: MKKVNVSICTGTTCYLMGAAHLLALDEVLDPYVRELVEVSGAHCLGLCNDEAHGRAPFVMVDDRVISDANLTKVLDAVRDILEVEA; encoded by the coding sequence ATGAAAAAAGTCAACGTGTCCATCTGTACCGGCACCACCTGCTATCTGATGGGAGCCGCCCACCTGCTTGCGCTCGACGAAGTGCTCGATCCCTATGTGCGCGAACTCGTGGAGGTTTCCGGGGCGCACTGCCTCGGCCTGTGCAACGACGAAGCCCACGGCCGGGCGCCGTTCGTGATGGTGGACGACCGTGTGATCTCCGACGCCAACCTGACCAAGGTGCTCGATGCCGTGCGGGACATCCTGGAAGTGGAGGCCTAA